In a single window of the Cervus elaphus chromosome 1, mCerEla1.1, whole genome shotgun sequence genome:
- the LOC122705015 gene encoding RNA polymerase II subunit A C-terminal domain phosphatase SSU72-like, with amino-acid sequence MPSSPLRVAVVCMSNVNRSMEAHHVLRKNGFQVRSFGAGSHVRLPGGACNPPVLYDFSTSYKKMHSDLSLKDQKHYKRNGVLHILKRNERIKPGPERFQECPDPFDVIFTCGERAYNRVVADLCARDQETWQPVLVVNVDIDDTLEAASLGASIICELCQGLQQADDMQSRLAELLQAAKEKTGRSFLHTVCFY; translated from the coding sequence atgccctcctccccgcTCAGGGTGGCTGTGGTCTGCATGAGCAACGTCAACAGGAGCATGGAAGCCCACCACGTCCTCAGGAAGAACGGGTTCCAGGTCAGGTCTTTTGGAGCCGGATCCCACGTGAGGCTCCCAGGAGGGGCATGCAACCCACCCGTGCTCTATGACTTCTCCACGTCCTATAAGAAGATGCACAGTGACCTCTCCTTGAAAGACCAAAAGCACTACAAAAGGAATGGAGTCTTACACATCCTGAAGAGAAATGAGAGAATCAAGCCTGGCCCAGAAAGGTTTCAAGAGTGCCCAGATCCCTTTGATGTCATCTTCACCTGTGGGGAGAGAGCCTATAACCGGGTGGTGGCCGACCTGTGCGCCAGGGATCAGGAGACCTGGCAGCCTGTGCTGGTCGTCAACGTGGACATAGACGACACCCTGGAGGCAGCCAGCCTTGGAGCCTCGATCATCTGTGAGCTCTGCCAGGGTCTCCAGCAGGCAGATGACATGCAAAGTCGTCTGGCCGAGCTGCTCcaggcagcaaaggagaaaacaggAAGGAGCTTTCTGCACACGGTCTGCTTCTACTGA